The DNA sequence CTTGAGGGAAGATAACTCTGCGTGACAGGAATTAGACTCCACGGCACTCTTTTTGGAAATGCTCGTTTGAAATCCACTAGGAATGTATAATTTCAGAATCgctgaaaacccctgtaaggATCTAGCAGCTAGTTCGAGGACAGTTCGAAGGCGCAATAGTCACACGGGTCGTTAAAAGCATTGGAAACGAATACTTCGGCAAGTCGCAACCGTGCGTGACAGGGTCACATAAACTAAAACTTCCCAAGTTTTCGCACGACCCGCGCTGGGCGGGGGCCTTTCTTTACCTGCAATTACCGTAACGCTACACAACCCCTCGCAGTTCCTCGGCGAAAGAGGTTTTCGGTTTTAGATTTACGATTTGTTCTACTCTCTgacgggggagggggaggaatAGTATCTCCAAGAATGTGGGCTCGCATGTCGGCGGGTCACGCAAAAGCAAGGTTACTCCGCTACCTTTTGGATCAATGACTTTGATGTTGCTGTGTGCTTTCCTCATTTTTCAGGAGCTCTCTTAAGGTTTTGGGGGCTTTATAGACAAAACAACCGAAAAggagggagagatagagaaagagtgtGAGGTAGTTGAAGAAGCAAGCCGTAAGAAGTTCCACGACACACAATCATGATGTCCCCGACGGTGAAGCGGTTGGAGCGACCTCCACCGCCACCGACACCCCCGAAACCGGAGCGACAtcctcaacagcagcagcagcagcacggtgcCGACCCGGGCATGCCAGCAGTTCCTTCCGAAACGCCCGACGAGGAGCAGGTCGTGATGACACCGCTGGGCAAGACGAACACCTCCACGGTGCTGCTGATCGAGCGGAAGCTCATCCAGTCGGTCGGCGAACGGACACACGTGGCCGGTGGTGACCATCggggcatcatcatcaacaaaaCGGCTGAAGGTAGAAGCGTCAACGCTGCTGCGTCGTCCTGTTTACCGTACGCTCCACTTCCAACATTCCAACCATTGCAGAACAATCGAACCGACAGCGCGAACCGGCCCAGCTCAGTCTCGAGTTTCGCGTCTTCCTGGTCAGCGCCAACAGTGGCCAGCACTCGCAGGAATCTCGCCGCATCAAGTTCTGGTTCCGGCCGTGGCTGACGTCGGAGAACGTGCAGGCGCAGGTAGCGCAGGACTTCTTCCGCGAGCTCGTCAGCCCGAAAGAGTTCCCGAGGGGTAAGCGCGATTGGCGGTTTTGGGGCCTCACATTCGGGCGTCTTTCTAGCCTAGCTCTGTTGTTGCTCTTACCCCACAGACTACGTCGGCTTTATCAAGAAGATCATGAAGCTGCTCCAGAAGGGCTACAACGAAATACAGGCCGTCGAGATCGAGCTGCGAATATTGGAGCAAACGTCCGCACCACCATCGAGACCTTGTAAGTAGTAGCGCGCTCTCTTACTGCCTTTATGTATTTCTCCCAATATCCTTCACAATCCCTCCCCAATatatgatggaaatggtgGGCTATGGGTGTTCTCgtcctctctcactctcttacATCTTTCTCTTCAATTGCTCTGCTCAAACAACCACAAACAATTTTTTGGAAACATTTGTGTTAGCACGCCCCGGGCACGTGATCGTTTGCTACGGCAACTGTCACAAGCTCGAccgaaacaataacaaaccCGGCCCGGACCTGGACGGCgatgacggtggtggtggtggtggcagtagTAGCGGCAGCATTCATGTTACACCCATCAGCCAGCGCAAACAGAAGGACGAGCGGGACGACCTAAAAGGTACCGCTGTCGTTAGCGGCGAAACACTAATGAAGCGCCTCTGGGTCGACATGTACAATCGCGCCAACTAATGTAGACGTTTCTCTgtgcgtgcctgtgtgtgtgtgcgttttgttggAGAGGCTCATTTGCCACACTTCGAATGCCTCCTGTCTAACTACTAACGCACACTAATCTCCAGTCAAAGAATGGCGGGCCGCTACGGCGTGGCAAAATGGCTGCCGCGCTAACCATCGCCATCTTTTTTCGATTTGTTTGCTCATCTCTGTGTTCGTTCGTTTTGTACAGTAATGTTgagttttatcgtttttttttctcttatttaTCTACTGTTTATTACTTTTCATACTTCAAATTAACTGtgcatttatttatatttattttaacttcTTTTCTAACTTATTATggctactttttttttcttgatacTGGAATAATTAAGATCTAAAATTGTAGCTGTGCAAGCTGCGCCATCTTTTAGTGCCCTTTAGCCGAAACTAATTCACTGTTACAATTAGCTGTTGATTGCGATTGCTAGACATTTGAGcccataaataaacaaaagtcTTCGCTGTCTAactggttggtttgtttgttgtttttttgcccgCCTGTATTTCTACATTTCAAAGTAGTGCCCTTCGATTCTAACCTCACTTTATCCCAGGCTGCTGTTGCCCAGATTATTGAGCGCCGCCGAGTTTTGTAAATCCAGATATTGGGTACATTACCTCATCGTCAGAATTTGTTTGATTGGTGTTGTCGTGATGTACatagttttgttgtttgattgCGCTTAATCTGATTGACTCTTCCGGAACCGGAAGCGCGTTGTGTATTTCGTGCCCTATTAACCTACGCTTTCGCGTATGTGCTcctttttcttcaatttactAAACTGTTTCCCCTATTACTCCACCTTCCCAGTGTCGTTCGAGGACGAACAGTTCGAGGTGGTGCCGCTGACGCCGGAGAAAATACTGGAACTGATCGAGCAGGCCTACCCGAACCCCATCGCACCGGAGGACCTAGCAAAGTAAGTAGCCATCGGGCGGTCGCGGAAAAAGTCCGAACCAAACCGACAACCTTCCGCGGTTCGACTCGATTATTGATTGACCCttttgcaacacacacacccataggGACCACGGatgggaggaggaggaggtgctCGCCATCATGCTGGTGCTGAAGGAGCGCGGCCTGATTAAATCGATGGAGTACAACGCGTTCACCCGCATTCACCATGACGACCAGGCCATCAAAATCGTCAAGCAGATGCCGACGATCGCGTCGAACAAGCAGCCCACCATTGCCATCATCACCGCGCAGTACTGCGAGAAGCTCGCGGTGGACGCCATGCTCGAGAACAAGGAAACGTTCGTGCGGTACACCACCGTAGGTAAGACCATTACGTGCTGGTAGCCGACCGGGCTCTCTTTCTTTAATGGGTATATATAGGAGGGGTACTATGACGAAGGTGGGAGGGTGGGCGCCAAGCGGGTTTTCAGGGTCGTATCTAAGGTCTCCCGTTTCCTCTCCCCCAAACCATgactaaaaaaaaatgcatgacTAAAACCAAATCAACCCCCAAACCAAAACCCCAAAATGTCTCACGCCCAGGAACAGCCACTTCCGATAGGCCCACTAACGACGACACAGCGGAACGACACCGACACAGAAGAAAGAATCGGTTCGGtaagagacacacacacacacccatataCACTCTACGCAATCACCGTCACATGCTCACGTGCTCGGGTCGGACCGGATAGTCCTCGTGACGTCGCAGCACATCCTGCTCGTTCGCTCGCGCCTCGTGTTCGTTCGCCGCTTGCAGCACACTCAAGTCACCATGTTCACCACCTGTCCAGCTTACCTGTTTCCCGTAGTATATGTTTGCTAGTGAATGTCTTTGTCGGGTCGTTTGTTAAGGCGTTGTTGGTGATGGGCGTTACGCCCAAATGACGCATGTAGTGTATCACATCAGATCGGCAAATGTTGTGTGTATCCATCTACGGAGTTCACAGTTTGTTCTAATAAGAGTCTAACAGTGCTAGGAGAAGCAAAAAGTGTGATATTATGTGGTTTTGTAGTTACATTTCTAGGTACAGCGAGATTTTcaaaattgttgaaaaaaatgtgCTTTTCTTCGAAGAACAATTCCAAACAGTTCCCTGATGTGAATCTTTAGAGAGCAAGAAATCAATCAAGGGGATTCATTCTCAATCACATTTTAACATTATATACTCTTCAAAATACACAGGTTACCAGTTACGTCATGTTCCATACATTTGATTATTGTCACTTCATTAGGAACATGTCTCTCTACCAAGAGACGAACTTCTATTAGTTTGCATTTGCGGTTTGGTTcatactagtgatgggaaaaatgaagtttttctCGGAACCGATGCTGGAATTCgttccggaaccaactccagAATCGAAATCAGCgccggaattggctccagaattggctccagaatcggaatcggctccggaatcagaattgactacgaaatcagaatcggctttgAAATCGGTGAGCCGGTTTCGGCATCTCGATAAGAAGAGACGTATGGATCCATTgattgatagccgcaaagaattaaaatttaCTTGCAAGCCATCTGCATGGAGATccccggactgatttcgctaCTGAAACTTCGTATTtaaattcaagaactgattttcattccggagctaactCCAATTCAGGAGTCAATTCTGGAGgcagccgattccgattctttAACctatttcgattccggaatcggcttcagaatcggctccgaaatcggaatttccaaggagccTGTCCGAAAAGGGTGCCAATAGAGTCGAATTTCCAACAAATGAAGTTCTTAACAGAGGTTGATTTgagtttaaaatgaaaattttaattgatcaaaataaaacattatgaGTTTCGAGGATGAATTAGACATGCCATGTCGCACAGCTTCATGTAGTCCTCGCATTAGTAGCTTTAATCTAATAATTGATATCGAACATGTGTTGAAATAAGCCGCTGTAAAAGGCCGCCAAAACAAACTGTACATTTTGGTTGCTTTATGTGTTtgttagttttgtttgtgaatTTGAGAGGTGATGGAATTAAATAATAGCACCAACTGCCTTCATTTAAAATCCTTATAACAAAACtaattttgttcttttttattctcGCTACTCTCCCCCGCACTGTCTCCATCCAATCCTTCACAGGCGAATCGAACGTGTACACGCTCGGCAACATTGGGGCACACCGGATCGTCAGCACGAAGCTCCCGTCGGTCGGCAGCACGCGCGAAGCGATGACGGCGGCCGGCAACACGACGACCCGGCTGCTCGGCACCTTCCAGAAGGTGGACTACGTGTTCATCGTCGGTGTGGCGGGCGGCATCCCGCACTACACCGACTACCGGCGGCACGTCCGGCTCGGCGACGTGGTGATTGCGGCCGCCGCCCAAGAGCCGGCCCTCACCAACGGCAACGGGCCGAAACCGTACTGCTACGTGTACAGCGGCGGCCAGAGCGAGGTGAAGCGCTACTACCCGGCGGACGATGGGCTGCAGGCGATCGGGCGCACGCTCGTGCAGAACGACGACGGCAAAAAACCGTGGCTGCAGTACGTGCAGGAGGGCCTGCAGCAGCTGAGCGGGCGGGGCGGTCACGCCGAGCATGACTTTGCCCGGCCGGCCCCCAACACGGACAAGCTGTACATGAACATCGGCAACAAGAACGTGATCGAGGTGGCGCACCCGATCGCCCAGCCGAGCGGGGAGGGCGACGGGGGCGACGATACGGACGCGAGCGGCGGCGGGCCGGTACCGCACCAGACCCGGCTGCACGCCGGCCCGATCGGCTCCGGCTACGAGCTGGTCCGGTCGGACAGTGCGCGCACCGAGTACGCCCAGGCGTACCAGCTGCTCGCGACCGACAGCGAGATGAACTCGGTGCTGGACAGCATCGTCGGCAACTGCCGGGACAGCTTCATCCTGGTGAAGGGCATCGCGGACTACAAGGACGGCACGACGTCGCGCAAATGGCAAAACTATGCGTCGCTCGCGGCCGCCGCCGTCATGAAAACGATCGTGTGCGCGATGGACGCCCCGACGAACgtgtaaaaaaaagcgaatggaggaggaggaggaacgGAGTGTTTTCCTATTAATTTAGTAGTAAGAGGGGGtcatgaggggggggggggaagcagTAAGCAATCGATAGGGTGAATTGAAGATGCAACCAATGGAGGAAttaaagcgaaacaaaaggaCCAAAAAGCGATTCTAGTACAGGGAAACCGTTTTAGATATTTATAAATTATAGAGTAATATATGTGTATTTTCCTGTCTATATAAAATGTAAGCGTGCGGCGTTAAAGAGATACAGATGGTCATGGTGTCCCCCTCGCAGCACGCCGACGGACATGTGTCTTTTTTCCTGCTTCGTTAGAGCACGCGTTCTGGGGCATCCGTTAAGTTGAGCATGGAAGTTCCCCACTCCCGACCATTGACGAGTAGCAGTGGACTCTGTTCTTTCTTTCTATTGTACATATCCTTAAACAAGGCTT is a window from the Anopheles merus strain MAF chromosome X, AmerM5.1, whole genome shotgun sequence genome containing:
- the LOC121589986 gene encoding uncharacterized protein LOC121589986 isoform X3, which gives rise to MMSPTVKRLERPPPPPTPPKPERHPQQQQQQHGADPGMPAVPSETPDEEQVVMTPLGKTNTSTVLLIERKLIQSVGERTHVAGGDHRGIIINKTAEEQSNRQREPAQLSLEFRVFLVSANSGQHSQESRRIKFWFRPWLTSENVQAQVAQDFFRELVSPKEFPRDYVGFIKKIMKLLQKGYNEIQAVEIELRILEQTSAPPSRPLSFEDEQFEVVPLTPEKILELIEQAYPNPIAPEDLAKDHGWEEEEVLAIMLVLKERGLIKSMEYNAFTRIHHDDQAIKIVKQMPTIASNKQPTIAIITAQYCEKLAVDAMLENKETFVRYTTVGTATSDRPTNDDTAERHRHRRKNRFGESNVYTLGNIGAHRIVSTKLPSVGSTREAMTAAGNTTTRLLGTFQKVDYVFIVGVAGGIPHYTDYRRHVRLGDVVIAAAAQEPALTNGNGPKPYCYVYSGGQSEVKRYYPADDGLQAIGRTLVQNDDGKKPWLQYVQEGLQQLSGRGGHAEHDFARPAPNTDKLYMNIGNKNVIEVAHPIAQPSGEGDGGDDTDASGGGPVPHQTRLHAGPIGSGYELVRSDSARTEYAQAYQLLATDSEMNSVLDSIVGNCRDSFILVKGIADYKDGTTSRKWQNYASLAAAAVMKTIVCAMDAPTNV
- the LOC121589986 gene encoding uncharacterized protein LOC121589986 isoform X1 translates to MMSPTVKRLERPPPPPTPPKPERHPQQQQQQHGADPGMPAVPSETPDEEQVVMTPLGKTNTSTVLLIERKLIQSVGERTHVAGGDHRGIIINKTAEEQSNRQREPAQLSLEFRVFLVSANSGQHSQESRRIKFWFRPWLTSENVQAQVAQDFFRELVSPKEFPRDYVGFIKKIMKLLQKGYNEIQAVEIELRILEQTSAPPSRPSRPGHVIVCYGNCHKLDRNNNKPGPDLDGDDGGGGGGSSSGSIHVTPISQRKQKDERDDLKVSFEDEQFEVVPLTPEKILELIEQAYPNPIAPEDLAKDHGWEEEEVLAIMLVLKERGLIKSMEYNAFTRIHHDDQAIKIVKQMPTIASNKQPTIAIITAQYCEKLAVDAMLENKETFVRYTTVGTATSDRPTNDDTAERHRHRRKNRFGESNVYTLGNIGAHRIVSTKLPSVGSTREAMTAAGNTTTRLLGTFQKVDYVFIVGVAGGIPHYTDYRRHVRLGDVVIAAAAQEPALTNGNGPKPYCYVYSGGQSEVKRYYPADDGLQAIGRTLVQNDDGKKPWLQYVQEGLQQLSGRGGHAEHDFARPAPNTDKLYMNIGNKNVIEVAHPIAQPSGEGDGGDDTDASGGGPVPHQTRLHAGPIGSGYELVRSDSARTEYAQAYQLLATDSEMNSVLDSIVGNCRDSFILVKGIADYKDGTTSRKWQNYASLAAAAVMKTIVCAMDAPTNV
- the LOC121589986 gene encoding uncharacterized protein LOC121589986 isoform X2 → MMSPTVKRLERPPPPPTPPKPERHPQQQQQQHGADPGMPAVPSETPDEEQVVMTPLGKTNTSTVLLIERKLIQSVGERTHVAGGDHRGIIINKTAEEQSNRQREPAQLSLEFRVFLVSANSGQHSQESRRIKFWFRPWLTSENVQAQVAQDFFRELVSPKEFPRDYVGFIKKIMKLLQKGYNEIQAVEIELRILEQTSAPPSRPSRPGHVIVCYGNCHKLDRNNNKPGPDLDGDDGGGGGGSSSGSIHVTPISQRKQKDERDDLKVSFEDEQFEVVPLTPEKILELIEQAYPNPIAPEDLAKDHGWEEEEVLAIMLVLKERGLIKSMEYNAFTRIHHDDQAIKIVKQMPTIASNKQPTIAIITAQYCEKLAVDAMLENKETFVRYTTVGESNVYTLGNIGAHRIVSTKLPSVGSTREAMTAAGNTTTRLLGTFQKVDYVFIVGVAGGIPHYTDYRRHVRLGDVVIAAAAQEPALTNGNGPKPYCYVYSGGQSEVKRYYPADDGLQAIGRTLVQNDDGKKPWLQYVQEGLQQLSGRGGHAEHDFARPAPNTDKLYMNIGNKNVIEVAHPIAQPSGEGDGGDDTDASGGGPVPHQTRLHAGPIGSGYELVRSDSARTEYAQAYQLLATDSEMNSVLDSIVGNCRDSFILVKGIADYKDGTTSRKWQNYASLAAAAVMKTIVCAMDAPTNV
- the LOC121589986 gene encoding uncharacterized protein LOC121589986 isoform X4 yields the protein MMSPTVKRLERPPPPPTPPKPERHPQQQQQQHGADPGMPAVPSETPDEEQVVMTPLGKTNTSTVLLIERKLIQSVGERTHVAGGDHRGIIINKTAEEQSNRQREPAQLSLEFRVFLVSANSGQHSQESRRIKFWFRPWLTSENVQAQVAQDFFRELVSPKEFPRDYVGFIKKIMKLLQKGYNEIQAVEIELRILEQTSAPPSRPLSFEDEQFEVVPLTPEKILELIEQAYPNPIAPEDLAKDHGWEEEEVLAIMLVLKERGLIKSMEYNAFTRIHHDDQAIKIVKQMPTIASNKQPTIAIITAQYCEKLAVDAMLENKETFVRYTTVGESNVYTLGNIGAHRIVSTKLPSVGSTREAMTAAGNTTTRLLGTFQKVDYVFIVGVAGGIPHYTDYRRHVRLGDVVIAAAAQEPALTNGNGPKPYCYVYSGGQSEVKRYYPADDGLQAIGRTLVQNDDGKKPWLQYVQEGLQQLSGRGGHAEHDFARPAPNTDKLYMNIGNKNVIEVAHPIAQPSGEGDGGDDTDASGGGPVPHQTRLHAGPIGSGYELVRSDSARTEYAQAYQLLATDSEMNSVLDSIVGNCRDSFILVKGIADYKDGTTSRKWQNYASLAAAAVMKTIVCAMDAPTNV